One genomic window of Scylla paramamosain isolate STU-SP2022 chromosome 20, ASM3559412v1, whole genome shotgun sequence includes the following:
- the LOC135110326 gene encoding collagen alpha-1(III) chain-like isoform X4 — MRGTVKQGSGGGGGVKEEAGGGGGGGGGGGGGVKSGGGGGGRRSKANHTHAPNLTSTPTIKQEVVTEVKPDPDATTTTAAASTTTPCLNGDDPSPKTAPSCPANNNNNTSANNNNKGAATAKVKTEIANGGPEGDTKPSTSSITTTTTTITTTTTTTTSTTTTTTTPPHTNEGCGVLCEAEGAKVGAVCGGVPTLDGTSLSHLHTADGTDGGLGGGMGALGVKGGAGAGAGVSTSDAQYMQQQSQIFVFTTHLANKAAEAVLQGSFNTIIAFHCAQPGTKKLLEKHPLKTTQFVRHNPPHWLNTFAMKGNKGGHMKGPMVPNGPMMANGPMGPGPMGPCGHMGPGGDMGPMGGDGVPSTMGPGGDMGSPCMMGPGGPGGMMGPGHNGGPGMMGPRGPGMMGPGGPGPGMPPGAGGQMVMSMVGPNAQRVPGVPTGAPSGVKVPDDHLTPEQRQHREEQMARIRHMQALLLPELHSPSQPEGGPTSQPSCTGGPPTSTGMPCSQSQAPSVSQTSQAASTCSQSTPVTCMGPSPVTGMGPSPGMGPSPGMGPSPGMGPSPGMGPSPGIPNTSMGPGPGMGPGMAPGPGMGMSPNMMGPGGPNNMVSQSGVMMGQGHMANNMMMTSQANMMGGPMGPGMRMGPGGPQSMMMGGHNPASSMAAQAEWQRLQAEFFESKRKKGGPGCPDGSMGPMGPMGPMGPGGPMVPGGPMGPGGPMGPGGPMGPGGPMGPGPMGPGGPMGPGGPMGPGGPMGPGGPMGPNGPMGMGGHMVGGHMMPGAMGGNMGPGGMRPMGPGARMQGPPPPYHGPRPVGNGPLPSPGSPSMCAMTSPRMPGGGPGGGPGMRMIGPADSPRPLHPSNPPTPVSGPPITSPSLQHTKDQQPHTPQSGETSFGRQLQTLAQQKHQQANQQQQQQQQQQQQQQQQQQQQQQQQQQQQQQQQQQQQQQQQQQQQQQQQQQQQQQQQQQQMQQGGAAGGKEPNLMPVPSPQQIQYLSTFEGQELTIQKQPNTSLRDSDIMSPMGDTSVGDGSRLSGPGTPLGGPTTPLTPSSEPQPRFTGPNTPDRFPVPSPGMAVPSAPHTPQGPSESKGTQQQQRYTGPSPQGPVQPSTTTTPTNSSSNNSSNSTTTTPSTTANSSTTTTPTTTTNTATSQGGPKTPSMDGRFPVPSPKTPSMCSGPTTPSGPDVPRFPGASPLQASCSSTPTADMAPMGTRFPGPTIAPAGNTNNNQMMGKMGSGFSMSPGKMGTMDMGGDFHNPTAANLPLNPNSSTPGGLPASGPGKVFDPISSMAQMSQQLTSGTSGSSPPVSSAPTPTMPTPTGPSMGASGPSGPSGPNMGNAPGMPGGPGLPGGPGLPGGPGMPGGPGLPSGPGMPGGPGHPGGPGLPGGPGLPGGPGLPCGPGMPGGPGMPGGPGMPGGPNMPCGPGMPGGPNMTGPGMSGGPNMAGGPGMTGGPNMGAGPGMPGGPGGAMMEGGGPGGMMGMPPVSSSPGMMQSHSAISSPVCSGGGPRGTSPSSMAMMGGPNPRMTVPNSMVRPPAPNCTTAGPYSGANVQVKPSAPNTIQYLPARPQNNGNGPRGPPSLDFLPRFSNPNVDSKGANTAMFPSSSTPNSMCGPSVPMSTMAMSGPCGPMTGHMSGPMNGPGGPMGGPGGPMGGPGGPMCTMSGPNGPMVNMSNMSGPNGPFMSGPGGPMPGPNGPMGMGPNGPMGGHMGGPGGMSGHSGPMMGPNGPMGGPSGPMMGPNGPMGINPSMMSGAGMGPGGQMMGPRGGAPMMRGPSPGGMMGGMGSDMYPMGGPGPNMSGGPMSGGPGPNPNGPNQMMGGSGPMYSSKTSPVNMNMGGPMGATPDTAQPLPPSMGQSGSFKNSPFMGPTTADPTYAAQFHSFQQQLYATNTRGGPNMAMSGAMGGPGGPVVTGPGGPGMPGPGPMPGQSFPFNPK; from the exons AGGTGAAGCCAGACCCtgatgccaccaccaccacagccgctgccagcaccaccacaccctgCCTCAATGGGGATGATCCCAGCCCCAAGACAGCCCCATCCTGCCCcgccaacaataacaacaacaccagcgccaacaacaacaacaaaggggCAGCCACTGCAaag GTTAAAACAGAGATAGCCAATGGAGGGCCAGAGGGGGATACCAAGCCTAGCACTTcatccatcactaccaccaccaccaccatcaccacaaccaccaccaccactacctccaccaccacaaccactacaaccccaccacacaccaatGAAG gttgTGGGGTGCTGTGCGAGGCGGAGGGTGCCAAGGTGGGGGCGGTGTGTGGGGGAGTGCCCACCCTCGACGGCACCTCACTGTCACACCTCCACACCGCAG ATGGCACGGATGGAGGGCtcgggggagggatgggggcaCTCGGGGTCAAGGGTGGAGCCGGGGCCGGGGCCGGGGTGTCCACCAGTGATGCACAGTACATGCAGCAACAGAGTCAGATCTTTGTGTTCACCACACATCTGGCCAACAAGGCTGCTGAGGCAGTGCTGCAGGGCTCCTTCAACACCATTATAGCCTTTCACTGTGCTCAGCCCGGCACCAAGAAGCTTCTCGAG AAGCATCCACTCAAGACCACACAGTTTGTGCGACACAACCCACCACATTGGCTCAACACATTTGCCATGAAAGGCAACAAAGGGGGCCACATGAAAGGACCCATGGTTCCAAATGGCCCCATGATGGCAAATGGACCAATGGGACCAGGTCCCATGGGCCCCTGTGGGCACATGGGACCAGGGGGTGATATGGGACCTATG GGAGGTGATGGAGTCCCCAGCACAATGGGTCCAGGAGGAGACATGGGCAGCCCTTGCATGATGGGCCCTGGTGGTCCTGGTGGCATGATGGGACCAGGACACAATGGTGGCCCTGGCATGATGGGGCCAAGGGGACCTGGGATGATGGGTCCTGGTGGCCCTGGGCCAGGTATGCCTCCTGGTGCTGGGGGCCAGATGGTGATGTCCATGGTGGGACCCAATGCTCAGAGAGTTCCTG GTGTTCCCACAGGTGCTCCCTCAGGGGTCAAGGTTCCAGATGACCACCTGACACCTGAGCAGCGGCAACACCGGGAAGAACAGATGGCAAGGATACGTCACATGCAGGCGCTGCTGCTGCCAGAACTACACTCCCCAAGCCAACCCGAGGGGGGACCCACCTCCCAGCCTTCCTGTACAGGAGGCCCCCCAACCTCCACAGGGATGCCCTGCTCCCAGAGTCAGGCTCCCTCAGTTTCACAGACCTCCCAGGCAGCCTCAACCTGCTCCCAGTCAACACCAGTCACCTGCATGGGGCCTTCTCCTGTTACTGGCATGGGTCCCTCACCTGGCATGGGACCAAGTCCTGGCATGGGGCCTTCCCCTGGCATGGGACCCAGTCCTGGAATGGGGCCAAGCCCTGGTATCCCCAATACCTCCATGGGTCCAGGGCCTGGAATGGGTCCTGGCATGGCCCCAGGCCCAGGCATGGGAATGTCCCCCAACATGATGGGTCCTGGGGGTCCGAACAACATGGTGTCCCAGAGTGGGGTGATGATGGGCCAAGGACACATGGCCAATAATATGATGATGACCTCACAGGCGAACATGATGGGTGGCCCAATGGGTCCTGGAATGAGGATGGGTCCAGGAGGACCCCAGTCTATGATGATGGGGGGACACAATCCTGCCTCCTCCATGGCAGCACAGGCTGAGTGGCAGcgcctgcaggctgagttttttgagagtaaaagaaagaaaggtggacCAGGGTGTCCTGATGGTTCAATGGGACCCATGGGTCCTATGGGTCCCATGGGTCCTGGAGGTCCTATGGTGCCTGGAGGTCCAATGGGTCCTGGTGGTCCTATGGGACCGGGAGGACCTATGGGGCCTGGTGGACCAATGGGCCCAGGTCCAATGGGTCCTGGTGGGCCAATGGGTCCAGGTGGACCTATGGGTCCTGGTGGGCCAATGGGTCCTGGTGGTCCTATGGGACCCAATGGACCGATGGGAATGGGTGGCCACATGGTTGGAGGCCACATGATGCCAGGAGCAATGGGTGGAAACATGGGCCCCGGTGGCATGAGGCCCATGGGCCCTGGGGCACGCATGCAGGGGCCACCCCCTCCCTACCACGGTCCTCGGCCAGTGGGCAACGGTCCACTGCCTTCACCTGGGTCACCCTCCATGTGTGCCATGACCTCACCTCGCATGCCAGGGGGCGGGCCTGGGGGAGGGCCGGGGATGCGAATGATTGGCCCTGCAGACTCCCCAAGACCCCTGCACCCCAGCAACCCCCCAACCCCAGTGAGTGGGCCTCCCATTACCAGCCCCTCCCTGCAGCACACCAAGGACCAgcaaccacacacaccacagtcaG GTGAAACATCCTTTGGGAGACAACTACAGACTTTGGCccaacaaaaacatcagcaagcaaatcagcagcagcaacaacaacagcaacaacagcagcagcaacaacaacagcagcagcagcagcagcaacagcagcagcaacaacaacagcaacagcaacagcagcagcagcagcaacagcaacaacaacaacagcaacaacaacagcaacaacaacaacaacaacagcaacagcaacagatgcagcagggaggagcagcaggagggaaggaacccAACCTGAtgcctgttccttctcctcagcAGATCCAATACCTCAGCACTTTTGAAGGGCAAGAGCTCACGATACAAAAGCAACCCAACACCAGCTTGCGGGACTCTGACATCATGTCTCC GATGGGAGATACAAGTGTAGGTGATGGGAGTCGCCTTTCTGGGCCAGGAACACCCTTGGGTGGTCCCaccactcccctcactccttcctcagAGCCCCAGCCAAGGTTTACTGGTCCTAATACTCCTGATCGCTTCCCTGTGCCCTCGCCGGGAATGGCTGTACCTTCAGCCCCCCACACTCCACAGGGTCCTTCAGAGAGCAAAGggacacaacagcagcagcggtacACAGGTCCCTCACCGCAGGGTCCTGTGcaaccctccaccaccaccacacccaccaacagcagcagcaataatagtagtaacagcaccaccaccaccccgagCACCACTgccaacagcagcaccaccaccactccaaccaccaccaccaacactgccacCAGCCAGGGGGGACCCAAAACCCCTTCCATGGATGGCAGGTTTCCAGTGCCATCCCCCAAGACCCCTAGCATGTGCAGTGGCCCCACCACTCCAAGTGGACCTGATGTGCCTCGCTTCCCTGGGGCCTCTCCCCTTCAGGCCAGCTGTAGCAGCACCCCAACAGCAGACATGGCCCCAATGGGCACTCGCTTCCCTGGCCCCACGATAGCCCCAGCTGGAAATACCAACAATAACCAGATGATGGGGAAGATGGGCAGTGGGTTTTCCATGTCTCCAGGCAAGATGGGGACCATGGACATGGGTGGAGACTTCCACAACCCCACAGCAGCCAACCTTCCCCTCAACCCCAACTCCAGCACTCCAGGGGGCCTGCCAGCATCTGGTCCAGGCAAGGTGTTTGACCCTATATCCTCCATGGCCCAGATGAGTCAGCAGCTGACCTCTGGGACTTCTGGCTCCTCGCCCCCTGTGTCCTCAGCCCCAACACCCACCATGCCCACCCCTACTGGCCCTTCCATGGGGGCCAGTGGGCCATCTGGACCATCAGGGCCTAACATGGGCAATGCACCGGGTATGCCTGGTGGCCCAGGCCTCCCCGGTGGCCCTGGACTTCCTGGTGGGCCTGGAATGCCTGGTGGCCCTGGCCTTCCTAGTGGACCAGGTATGCCTGGTGGTCCTGGCCATCCAGGTGGACCAGGACTGCCAGGTGGACCAGGACTGCCAGGTGGACCAGGTCTTCCTTGTGGACCTGGGATGCCAGGTGGACCAGGGATGCCAGGTGGACCGGGAATGCCAGGTGGCCCCAACATGCCTTGTGGACCAGGGATGCCCGGTGGACCTAACATGACAGGTCCAGGGATGAGTGGAGGCCCCAACATGGCTGGAGGTCCAGGCATGACTGGGGGTCCTAACATGGGGGCTGGACCAGGCATGCCAGGGGGTCCAGGAGGTGCCATGATGGAGGGTGGGGGTCCTGGAGGTATGATGGGCATGCCACCAGTTTCTTCAAGCCCTGGCATGATGCAGTCCCACAGTGCCATCTCCTCTCCTGTGTGTAGTGGTGGGGGACCAAGGGGCACCTCTCCCAGCAGCATGGCCATGATGGGGGGCCCCAACCCTCGCATGACCGTCCCCAACAGCATGGTGAGGCCCCCAGCCCCTAACTGCACCACAGCGGGGCCGTATTCTGGGGCCAACGTGCAGGTGAAGCCCAGTGCCCCCAACACCATCCAGTACCTGCCGGCACGGCCACAGAACAACGGTAACGGCCCACGCGGCCCACCCAGCCTTGACTTCCTGCCCAGGTTCAGCAACCCCAACGTGGACAGCAAAGGAGCCAACACAGCCATGTTTCCCAGCAGCAGCACCCCAAACTCAATGTGTGGCCCCAGTGTGCCAATGTCAACAATGGCCATGAGTGGCCCATGTGGGCCCATGACAGGCCATATGTCTGGACCTATGAATGGCCCAGGTGGACCGATGGGTGGCCCAGGTGGACCAATGGGCGGCCCCGGTGGACCTATGTGTACAATGTCTGGGCCAAATGGTCCTATGGTGAATATGAGTAACATGAGTGGACCCAATGGACCCTTTATGTCAGGACCAGGAGGACCTATGCCAGGCCCTAATGGCCCCATGGGCATGGGTCCTAATGGTCCAATGGGTGGACATATGGGAGGGCCAGGTGGAATGAGTGGACATAGTGGGCCTATGATGGGTCCCAATGGACCCATGGGTGGGCCCAGTGGACCCATGATGGGCCCTAATGGACCAATGGGAATAAACCCCAGCATGATGAGTGGTGCAGGAATGGGACCGGGGGGCCAGATGATGGGACCCAGAGGCGGGGCTCCCATGATGCGTGGCCCCAGTCCAGGGGGGATGATGGGGGGCATGGGTAGTGACATGTATCCCATGGGGGGCCCAGGGCCTAACATGAGTGGGGGACCCATGTCTGGGGGTCCTGGCCCCAACCCTAATGGCCCCAACCAAATGATGGGAGGTTCAGGCCCCATGTACAGCTCCAAGACCTCTCCCGTCAACATGAACATGGGAGGGCCCATGGGGGCAACGCCAGACACTGCCCAGCCCCTGCCTCCCTCTATGGGCcaatccggcagcttcaagaaTTCACCCTTCATGGGACCCACCACTGCTGACCCCACCTATGCTGCCCAGTTCCACAGCTTCCAGCAGCAGCTGTATGCCACCAACACTCGTGGAGGGCCCAACATGGCCATGTCTGGAGCCATGGGCGGCCCTGGAGGGCCCGTGGTGACGGGGCCGGGGGGGCCGGGCATGCCTGGCCCTGGGCCCATGCCTGGCCAGAGCTTCCCGTTCAATCCCAAGTGA